From the Homo sapiens chromosome 1, GRCh38.p14 Primary Assembly genome, one window contains:
- the C1orf226 gene encoding uncharacterized protein C1orf226 → MFENLNTALTPKLQASRSFPHLSKPVAPGSAPLGSGEPGGPGLWVGSSQHLKNLGKAMGAKVNDFLRRKEPSSLGSVGVTEINKTAGAQLASGTDAAPEAWLEDERSVLQETFPRLDPPPPITRKRTPRALKTTQDMLISSQPVLSSLEYGTEPSPGQAQDSAPTAQPDVPADASQPEATMEREERGKVLPNGEVSLSVPDLIHKDSQDESKLKMTECRRASSPSLIERNGFKLSLSPISLAESWEDGSPPPQARTSSLDNEGPHPDLLSFE, encoded by the exons ATGTTTGAGAATTTGAACACAGCCCTCACTCCAAAGCTCCAGGCCAGCCGCTCCTTCCCCCACTTGTCCAAGCCCGTGGCCCCCGGCTCTGCCCCTCTGGGCTCTGGTGAGCCTGGGGGGCCAGGACTCTGGGTGGGCAGCAGCCAGCACCTCAAGAACCTGGGCAAAGCCATGGGGGCCAAAGTGAATGACTTCCTGAGGAGAAAggagccctccagcctgggcagtgtggGTGTGACAGAGATCAACAAGACTGCAGGAGCACAGCTGGCCAGTGGGACTGACGCGGCTCCAGAGGCTTGGCTAGAGGATGAAAG GTCAGTCCTGCAAGAAACATTTCCTCGGCTGGATCCTCCACCTCCCATAACCAGAAAGCGAACCCCTCGGGCCCTGAAGACCACCCAGGACATGCTGATTTCATCACAGCCTGTCCTCAGCAGTCTGGAGTATGGGACAGAGCCATCACCTGGGCAGGCCCAGGACTCCGCTCCCACTGCCCAGCCTGACGTCCCAGCAGACGCTTCACAGCCAGAGGCCACcatggaaagagaagagagaggcaaAGTTCTGCCCAATGGAGAGGTTTCCCTGTCAGTACCTGACCTAATCCACAAGGATAGCCAGGACGAATCCAAGCTAAAGATGACTGAGTGCAGAAgggcctcctcccccagccttaTCGAGAGGAATGGCTTCAAACTCAGCTTGAGCCCCATCAGCCTGGCTGAGTCCTGGGAGGATGGCAGCCCCCCTCCTCAGGCACGGACCTCCAGCCTCGACAATGAGGGCCCTCACCCAGACCTGCTGTCCTTTGAATAG
- the SH2D1B gene encoding SH2 domain-containing protein 1B, with protein sequence MDLPYYHGRLTKQDCETLLLKEGVDGNFLLRDSESIPGVLCLCVSFKNIVYTYRIFREKHGYYRIQTAEGSPKQVFPSLKELISKFEKPNQGMVVHLLKPIKRTSPSLRWRGLKLELETFVNSNSDYVDVLP encoded by the exons ATGGATCTGCCTTACTACCATGGACGTCTGACCAAGCAAGACTGTGAGACCTTGCTGCTCAAGGAAGGGGTGGATGGCAactttcttttaagagacagcgAGTCGATACCAGGAGTCCTGTGCCTCTGTGTCTC GTTTAAAAATATTGTCTACACATACCGAATCTTCAGAGAGAAACACGGGTATTACAGGATACAG ACTGCAGAAGGTTCTCCAAAACAGGTCTTTCCAAGCCTAAAGGAACTGATCTCCAAATTTGAAAAACCAAATCAGGGGATGGTGGTTCACCTTTTAAAGCCAATAAAGAGAACCAGCCCCAGCTTGAGATGGAGAGGATTGAAATTAGAGTTGGAAACATTTGTG aACAGTAACAGCGATTATGTGGATGTCTTGCCTTGA